A DNA window from Drosophila virilis strain 15010-1051.87 chromosome 4, Dvir_AGI_RSII-ME, whole genome shotgun sequence contains the following coding sequences:
- the LOC6628747 gene encoding uncharacterized protein: protein MALDNYFYKVRRYHPNILTNVGRVLLNAKCTTPDHTMTLAQIRAGYRALTDDKFPSMGDPRVEMCFLLSMPHIACFSNKHGTFHFYIIRENEQK from the exons ATGGCTCTGGATAATTATTTCTATAAAGTAAGACGCTATCATCCCAATATACTGACCAATGTGGGGCGTGTCTTATTGAATGCCAAGTGCACCACGCCTGACCATACCATGACTCTCGCCCAGATACGTG CTGGTTACAGGGCACTAACTGATGACAAATTTCCCAGTATGGGCGATCCACGGGTAGAAATGTGTTTCTTGCTCTCAATGCCGCATATCGCTTGTTTCTCCAATAAGCACGGCACATTCCATTTTTATATCATTCGGGAAAATGAGCAAAAATAA
- the LOC6628749 gene encoding ribokinase: MYKAAKVNFKSIILKIKLFGLTKFSSGKRKKSEMELDVLVFGSSNIDYITYVNELPRPGETLFGMYREQCYGGKGASQCVAAAKLGGRCALVSKLGQDKLGDDYFEYLRELGINVDFVDRAEGKQTGLTEIIVADNTENAIIVMAGANECLKTPDVSRAKKVFKRAKVLICQLETDEKAALCALKQFKGESILNVSPVPKNMNVELIKAPTILCVNRLEAAQLTDREEIKTLQDAKAAANDLIDKGAKSVIITMGPLGAVHLSSKDREVCTQCPAAPVRFLADTSGAGEAFLGSLAYHMSMFPNLSRESHISAANICAAYAVGHRGTQPSFPGPELFQADLCHASPEFNVIPDKAPTPEQSVSELPPGAADPPAPEEDPKPEPPMDQDESHEPNKIEEQEKNERESIPA; the protein is encoded by the exons ATGTATAAAGCTGCTAAAGTGAATTTTAAgtcaattattttaaaaatcaaattatttggCCTAACAAAATTCTCGAGCGGAAAGCGCAAGAAATCCGAAATGGAGCTGGATGTGCTAGTGTTTGGTTCATCAAATATCGACTACATTAC GTATGTCAATGAGCTTCCCAGGCCCGGGGAGACGTTGTTTGGCATGTACAGGGAACAATGCTATGGCGGCAAGGGCGCCAGCCAATGCGTAGCAGCTGCGAAACTGGGCGGGAGATGTGCCCTGGTGTCCAAATTGGGCCAAGATAAGCTTGGCGATGACTACTTCGAGTATCTGCGAGAATTAGGGATCAATGTGGACTTTGTGGATAGGGCAGAGGGCAAGCAAACGGGCTTGACGGAAATCATTGTGGCCGATAATACTGAGAACGCTATCATCGTGATGGCCGGTGCCAACGAATGCCTGAAGACCCCCGATGTCTCCCGCGCAAAGAAGGTGTTCAAGCGCGCCAAGGTACTGATTTGCCAACTGGAAACGGATGAGAAGGCCGCCCTCTGCGCGCTGAAGCAATTTAAGGGTGAATCCATTTTGAATGTCTCGCCGGTACCCAAAAATATGAACGTAGAGCTGATCAAAGCGCCAACTATTTTGTGCGTCAATAGGTTGGAGGCGGCACAGCTAACGGACCGCGAGGAGATCAAAACACTGCAGGATGCCAAGGCGGCTGCCAATGATCTGATAGACAAGGGTGCCAAGAGTGTCATCATCACGATGGGACCACTGGGCGCTGTTCATTTGTCAAGTAAGGATCGGGAAGTCTGCACCCAGTGTCCGGCAGCGCCAGTGCGCTTTTTGGCCGACACTTCTGGCGCGGGTGAGGCCTTTTTGGGCAGTCTGGCCTACCACATGTCAATGTTTCCAAATCTGAGCCGGGAGAGTCACATCAGTGCGGCCAACATTTGTGCCGCCTACGCTGTTGGGCATCGTGGCACTCAGCCCAGCTTTCCGGGCCCGGAATTGTTCCAGGCGGATCTGTGCCATGCGTCACCGGAGTTCAATGTGATACCCGACAAGGCTCCAACGCCGGAGCAATCTGTATCAGAGCTTCCGCCAGGAGCCGCAGACCCACCCGCCCCAGAAGAAGACCCTAAGCCGGAGCCACCAATGGACCAGGATGAATCACATGAACCAAATAAAATCGAAGAGCAAGAAAAAAACGAACGGGAATCAATTCCAGCATGA